A single window of Oerskovia paurometabola DNA harbors:
- a CDS encoding DEAD/DEAH box helicase produces MSTTTPTTRPEPGLVRHLPAPDGSGTPDPDALYEGFTEWATETGIDLYAHQDEAVIEIFSGAHVILATPTGSGKSLVAVGAHYAALAAHRAGVPGRSYYTAPLKALVSEKFFALVAVFGSANVGMMTGDSSVNPTAPIICCTAEILANIALRDGADADVAQVVMDEFHYYADPQRGWAWQVPLLELPQAQFVLMSATLGDTSTFTEDLESRTGRPVAEVTSAERPVPLTFAYVVEPLGEVIEELVTTHRAPVYVVHFTQKDAVDRAQSLLSINVASRSEKDAIAAELGDFRFTSGFGRTLSKFLRHGVGVHHAGMLPKYRRVVERLTQAGLLKVVCGTDTLGVGINVPIRTVLMTSLVKFDGERMRHLTAREFHQIAGRAGRAGYDTLGEVLVMAPEHVIENRKLLAKAGDDPKKLKKLVRKKAPAGAVNWTDATFDRLRDADPEALTSHFTVNHAMVLNVLARGDRGVDPVQAMKHLLTANHDTDAQRERHVRQVFRIYRSLRVAGIVERVRVPDPTYPSGQRPSVRLTVDLPREFALNQPLSPFALAALDLLDVESPTHALDVVSVLEATLSDPRQVLVAQQHRARGEAVAAMKAEGYEYEERMALLETITWPKPLADLLEPAFVTYKHSNPWVSDAELSPKSVVRDMVERAMTFAEFVSVYGLDRTEGVVLRYLADAYRSMRQTISEEHRTEEVQDITEWLGELVRGTDSSLLDEWERLANPVDDDADDEVGDGPLSGTGAEAPARPVTGNLRSFRVLVRNALFRRVELAARENYDALEALDKASGWDADAWADALDPMFELHGNDAIGVDAAARSSALVQIVENGVRPDGERVEPGTWFVRQVLDDPAGDHDWAISAVVDLAASDEAGAVVLSVVAVGTI; encoded by the coding sequence ATGAGCACCACGACCCCCACCACCCGTCCCGAGCCCGGCCTGGTTCGTCACCTGCCGGCACCGGACGGCTCGGGCACCCCGGACCCTGACGCCCTCTACGAAGGGTTCACCGAGTGGGCCACCGAGACGGGGATCGACCTCTACGCGCACCAGGACGAGGCCGTCATCGAGATCTTCTCGGGCGCGCACGTCATCCTGGCCACGCCCACGGGCTCGGGGAAGTCGCTCGTGGCGGTCGGCGCGCACTACGCGGCCCTCGCCGCGCACCGCGCAGGAGTCCCCGGCCGCAGCTACTACACGGCGCCGCTCAAGGCGCTCGTGAGCGAGAAGTTCTTCGCGCTCGTCGCGGTGTTCGGCTCCGCGAACGTGGGCATGATGACGGGCGACTCGTCGGTCAACCCGACCGCGCCCATCATCTGCTGCACCGCGGAGATCCTCGCGAACATCGCGCTGCGCGACGGCGCCGACGCGGACGTCGCGCAGGTCGTCATGGACGAGTTCCACTACTACGCGGACCCGCAGCGCGGCTGGGCGTGGCAGGTCCCGCTGCTCGAGCTGCCGCAGGCGCAGTTCGTGCTGATGTCCGCGACGCTGGGCGACACCTCGACGTTCACCGAGGACCTCGAGTCCCGCACGGGACGTCCCGTCGCCGAGGTCACGAGCGCCGAGCGCCCCGTGCCGCTCACGTTCGCCTACGTCGTCGAACCGCTGGGCGAGGTGATCGAGGAGCTCGTCACGACGCACCGCGCGCCCGTGTACGTCGTGCACTTCACGCAGAAGGACGCGGTCGACCGCGCCCAGTCCCTGCTGAGCATCAACGTCGCGAGCCGTTCGGAGAAGGACGCGATCGCGGCCGAGCTGGGTGACTTCCGCTTCACGTCGGGGTTCGGCAGGACGCTCAGCAAGTTCCTGCGGCACGGCGTGGGCGTGCACCACGCGGGCATGCTGCCCAAGTACCGGCGCGTGGTCGAGCGCCTGACCCAGGCGGGGCTGCTCAAGGTCGTGTGCGGCACCGACACCCTGGGCGTGGGCATCAACGTCCCCATCCGCACGGTCCTCATGACGAGCCTGGTGAAGTTCGACGGCGAGCGCATGCGTCACCTCACGGCGCGCGAGTTCCACCAGATCGCGGGCCGCGCGGGCCGGGCGGGCTACGACACGCTCGGCGAGGTCCTCGTCATGGCCCCCGAGCACGTGATCGAGAACCGCAAGCTGCTGGCCAAGGCCGGGGACGACCCCAAGAAGCTCAAGAAGCTCGTGCGCAAGAAGGCGCCGGCGGGTGCGGTCAACTGGACCGACGCGACGTTCGATCGCCTGCGCGACGCCGACCCCGAGGCCCTGACCAGCCACTTCACGGTCAACCACGCCATGGTGCTCAACGTGCTCGCGCGCGGTGACCGCGGGGTCGATCCAGTCCAGGCGATGAAGCACCTGCTCACTGCCAACCACGACACCGACGCCCAGCGCGAGCGCCACGTGCGCCAGGTGTTCCGCATCTACCGCTCGCTGCGCGTCGCGGGCATCGTCGAGCGCGTGCGCGTGCCCGACCCGACGTACCCGAGCGGGCAGCGCCCCAGCGTGCGCCTCACGGTCGACCTGCCGCGCGAGTTCGCGCTCAACCAGCCGTTGTCGCCCTTCGCGCTCGCGGCGCTCGACCTGCTCGACGTCGAGTCCCCCACGCACGCGCTCGACGTCGTCTCGGTCCTGGAGGCCACGCTGTCCGACCCGCGCCAGGTGCTCGTCGCGCAGCAGCACCGGGCCCGCGGCGAGGCGGTGGCAGCCATGAAGGCCGAGGGGTACGAGTACGAGGAGCGCATGGCGCTGCTCGAGACCATCACGTGGCCCAAGCCGCTCGCGGACCTGCTCGAGCCTGCGTTCGTCACCTACAAGCACTCGAACCCGTGGGTCTCGGACGCCGAGCTCTCGCCCAAGTCGGTCGTGCGCGACATGGTCGAGCGGGCCATGACGTTCGCCGAGTTCGTCTCGGTGTACGGCCTGGACCGCACCGAGGGCGTGGTGCTGCGCTACCTCGCCGACGCGTACCGCTCGATGCGCCAGACGATCTCCGAGGAGCACCGCACCGAGGAGGTCCAGGACATCACCGAGTGGCTGGGCGAGCTGGTGCGCGGCACCGACTCGTCGCTGCTCGACGAGTGGGAGCGCCTGGCCAACCCTGTCGACGACGATGCGGACGACGAGGTCGGCGACGGCCCGCTGTCCGGCACGGGCGCCGAGGCCCCGGCCCGTCCCGTCACGGGCAACCTGCGCTCGTTCCGCGTCCTGGTCCGCAACGCACTGTTCCGCCGGGTCGAGCTCGCGGCGCGCGAGAACTACGACGCGCTCGAGGCCCTCGACAAGGCGAGCGGCTGGGACGCCGACGCGTGGGCTGACGCCCTCGACCCGATGTTCGAGCTGCACGGCAACGACGCGATCGGCGTGGACGCCGCGGCGCGCTCGTCGGCCCTCGTGCAGATCGTCGAGAACGGCGTGCGCCCCGACGGCGAGCGCGTCGAGCCCGGCACGTGGTTCGTCCGCCAGGTGCTCGACGACCCGGCCGGCGACCACGACTGGGCGATCAGCGCCGTCGTCGACCTCGCGGCGAGCGACGAGGCAGGCGCCGTGGTGCTGAGCGTCGTGGCGGTCGGGACGATCTGA
- a CDS encoding YdeI/OmpD-associated family protein: MVTDRRADAPRFHPETAAQWRAWLTEHHDDEVPGVWVVQWRRASGRSPIDYDALIEEALSFGWIDGTVQTIDDERSMMWLTRRRPGSRWTRLSKERVARAEADGRMTDPGRAVIDAARADGSWTRYDDAEALVVPDDLASAFAAAPPAREHWDAFPPGVRRLILGWIADAKRAPTRAARIAETAQKAQRGERAHSQPR, translated from the coding sequence ATGGTGACCGACCGGCGCGCGGACGCGCCCCGCTTCCACCCCGAGACCGCGGCGCAGTGGCGTGCGTGGCTCACCGAGCACCACGACGACGAGGTGCCCGGCGTCTGGGTCGTGCAGTGGCGGCGGGCGAGCGGCCGTTCCCCGATCGACTACGACGCGCTCATCGAGGAGGCGTTGAGCTTCGGGTGGATCGACGGGACCGTGCAGACGATCGACGACGAGCGCTCCATGATGTGGCTCACACGGCGGCGGCCGGGGAGCCGCTGGACGCGCCTGAGCAAGGAACGGGTCGCGCGCGCCGAGGCGGACGGCAGGATGACCGACCCGGGTCGCGCGGTGATCGACGCTGCCCGCGCCGACGGCTCGTGGACGAGGTACGACGACGCCGAGGCGCTCGTCGTCCCCGACGACCTGGCCTCGGCGTTCGCCGCCGCGCCGCCCGCTCGAGAGCACTGGGACGCCTTCCCGCCGGGCGTGCGCCGGCTGATCCTGGGATGGATCGCGGACGCCAAGCGGGCCCCGACGCGCGCGGCCCGGATCGCCGAGACAGCCCAGAAGGCGCAGCGCGGGGAGCGCGCGCACTCCCAGCCCCGCTGA
- a CDS encoding alanine/glycine:cation symporter family protein, producing MDVLQEALIDPLSNALYSYVLIYVLIGAGVYFTVRTRAVQVRLFGLMFRLVGGSTGSAEGGISSFQAFCVGLASRVGTGNIAGVAIALTLGGPGAIFWMWCVALIGMATAFVEATLGQIFKVRADDGSYRGGPAYYIQRGLGSRRWGIVFAILLIFAFGFAFNMVQANTISEALDNGHAVSPGWTAVLLMVLAAPVLFGGVKRVAKVAGIVLPIMAGVYVLLATTIILMNLGAVPGVVRQIVEGAFGLDQAVAGTAGGILAALLNGVKRGLFSNEAGMGSAPNAAATATVSHPAKQGLIQSLGVFVDTIVVCSATAFIILMAGPEVFDPGTTTDAAGASLTQQAVAAQLGTWTVWPMTVLVFVFAFSSVLGNYSYAEVNLTFLGIRAKALTALRTLVLAAIGIGSLIELEAVWAVADVAMALMALVNLVAIVLLGRWAFGALKDFERGRKDGTDARFVGAGNPDLPGDVPGDVWAPVPQDSKA from the coding sequence ATGGACGTCTTGCAAGAGGCGCTGATCGACCCGTTGAGCAACGCCCTGTACTCGTACGTCCTGATCTACGTCCTCATCGGCGCGGGCGTCTACTTCACGGTCCGCACGCGCGCCGTCCAGGTGCGCCTCTTCGGGCTCATGTTCCGGCTCGTGGGCGGCTCGACCGGCTCGGCCGAGGGCGGCATCTCGTCCTTCCAGGCGTTCTGCGTGGGGCTCGCGTCCCGCGTGGGGACGGGAAACATCGCGGGCGTCGCGATCGCGCTGACGCTCGGCGGCCCGGGGGCCATCTTCTGGATGTGGTGCGTCGCGCTCATCGGGATGGCGACCGCGTTCGTCGAGGCGACGCTCGGCCAGATCTTCAAGGTCCGCGCCGACGACGGCTCCTACCGCGGCGGCCCCGCGTACTACATCCAGCGCGGCCTGGGCTCGCGGCGGTGGGGGATCGTGTTCGCGATCCTGCTGATCTTCGCGTTCGGGTTCGCGTTCAACATGGTCCAGGCCAACACCATCAGCGAGGCGCTCGACAACGGCCACGCGGTCTCGCCCGGCTGGACCGCGGTGCTCCTCATGGTCCTCGCGGCCCCCGTGCTGTTCGGCGGCGTCAAGCGCGTCGCGAAGGTCGCGGGGATCGTGCTGCCGATCATGGCGGGTGTCTACGTCCTGCTCGCGACGACCATCATCCTCATGAACCTCGGCGCCGTGCCGGGCGTGGTCCGGCAGATCGTCGAGGGCGCGTTCGGGCTCGACCAGGCCGTCGCGGGCACGGCCGGGGGGATCCTCGCGGCGCTGCTCAACGGGGTCAAGCGCGGCCTGTTCTCGAACGAGGCGGGCATGGGCAGCGCCCCGAACGCCGCCGCGACCGCGACGGTCTCGCACCCCGCCAAGCAGGGGCTCATCCAGTCGCTCGGGGTGTTCGTCGACACGATCGTGGTGTGCTCGGCGACGGCCTTCATCATCCTCATGGCAGGGCCCGAGGTCTTCGACCCGGGAACCACGACCGACGCGGCCGGGGCCTCGCTCACGCAGCAGGCCGTCGCGGCCCAGCTCGGGACGTGGACCGTGTGGCCCATGACGGTCCTCGTGTTCGTCTTCGCGTTCTCCTCGGTGCTCGGCAACTACTCGTACGCCGAGGTCAACCTGACGTTCCTCGGCATCCGCGCCAAGGCGCTCACGGCGCTGCGCACGCTCGTGCTCGCCGCGATCGGGATCGGGTCGCTCATCGAGCTCGAGGCGGTGTGGGCCGTCGCGGACGTTGCGATGGCGCTCATGGCGCTTGTGAACCTCGTCGCGATCGTGCTGCTGGGACGCTGGGCGTTCGGTGCGCTCAAGGACTTCGAGCGTGGTCGCAAGGACGGGACCGACGCCCGGTTCGTCGGGGCCGGGAACCCGGACCTGCCCGGGGACGTCCCGGGCGACGTGTGGGCACCGGTCCCGCAGGACTCGAAGGCGTAG
- a CDS encoding aminoglycoside 3'-phosphotransferase: MTRPPLAEIPTGPVPVPPAVRSLVDTAGGGDLVPVWKNDLGGLTFRWGTDRYVKWVAAGTPEIDLLAEAERLAWASRFATVPRVLDAGQDEVGAWLVTEAIDAASAVDPRWIAEPATAAAAIGHGLRVLHDALPVEDCPFTWSVEQRVARADERIADGEGPTEWFPEHAQLSVAEARPLLDLAPPVDRLVVCHGDACAPNTLLAADGSFAAHVDLGSLGVADRWADLAVAAWSTEWNYGPGYDGIVYEAYGTEPDKERIAYYRLLWDLG, from the coding sequence ATGACCCGACCGCCGCTCGCCGAGATCCCGACGGGCCCCGTGCCCGTCCCGCCCGCCGTCCGATCGCTCGTCGACACCGCAGGGGGCGGGGACCTCGTGCCGGTGTGGAAGAACGACCTCGGCGGCCTCACGTTCCGGTGGGGTACCGACCGCTACGTCAAGTGGGTCGCGGCCGGGACGCCGGAGATCGACCTGCTCGCCGAGGCCGAGCGGCTCGCGTGGGCCTCCCGCTTCGCCACCGTGCCACGGGTGCTCGACGCCGGGCAGGACGAGGTCGGCGCCTGGCTCGTGACCGAGGCGATCGACGCGGCCTCGGCCGTCGACCCGCGCTGGATCGCCGAACCGGCGACCGCCGCGGCGGCGATCGGCCACGGCCTGCGCGTCCTGCACGACGCCCTGCCCGTCGAGGACTGCCCGTTCACGTGGAGCGTCGAGCAGCGCGTCGCGCGCGCCGACGAGCGGATCGCCGACGGCGAGGGCCCGACCGAGTGGTTCCCCGAGCACGCGCAGCTCTCGGTCGCCGAGGCGCGCCCCCTGCTCGACCTCGCGCCCCCCGTGGACAGGTTGGTCGTGTGCCACGGCGACGCGTGCGCGCCCAACACCCTGCTGGCCGCCGACGGCTCGTTCGCGGCGCACGTCGACCTCGGGTCGCTCGGCGTCGCGGACCGCTGGGCGGACCTGGCCGTGGCAGCCTGGAGCACCGAGTGGAACTACGGGCCCGGCTACGACGGGATCGTGTACGAGGCCTACGGGACAGAGCCGGACAAGGAACGCATCGCCTACTACAGGCTGCTCTGGGACCTGGGCTGA
- a CDS encoding 3-methyladenine DNA glycosylase yields MPTLPAPHRTRPPEPRDAVGPDILAGDAWLPLATAHAERADALTAGWRERKARGEKHAVEDFLFTYYPTRPAQLRRWHPGAGVTLSGDSSTPDGAAPLLAERATWRWYRTDTTGGVTLDVDAFLADRGDTVRYARDLLAATASRPASLGCFGLHEWAMVYRDHAQGRDHRHPLPLRLGAQGTDDVVTSHPVRCTHFDAFRFFTPEAVGLNRLQPTRDTQPALEQPGCLHANMDLYKWATKLSPAVPSGLVLDAFELSRDIRWVDMRASPYDVSSYGEAPVAIETPAGKAEYVRLQRGFAERSATLRERLVEVCERLPA; encoded by the coding sequence ATGCCCACGCTTCCCGCTCCCCACCGCACGCGCCCTCCCGAGCCGCGCGACGCCGTCGGGCCGGACATCCTCGCCGGTGACGCGTGGCTCCCCCTCGCGACGGCGCACGCCGAGCGCGCCGACGCCCTGACCGCGGGCTGGCGCGAGCGCAAGGCGCGCGGCGAGAAGCACGCCGTCGAGGACTTCCTCTTCACCTACTACCCCACGCGCCCCGCCCAGCTCCGGCGCTGGCACCCCGGCGCGGGCGTCACGCTCTCCGGTGACAGCAGCACGCCCGACGGCGCCGCGCCCCTCCTCGCCGAGCGCGCCACCTGGCGGTGGTACCGGACCGACACCACCGGCGGCGTGACGCTCGACGTCGACGCGTTCCTCGCAGACCGCGGCGACACCGTGCGCTATGCCCGCGACCTGCTCGCGGCCACGGCCTCCCGGCCGGCGAGCCTCGGGTGCTTCGGGCTGCACGAGTGGGCCATGGTCTACCGCGACCACGCCCAGGGCCGCGACCACCGCCACCCCCTGCCGCTGCGGCTCGGGGCCCAGGGCACCGACGACGTCGTGACCTCGCACCCCGTGCGCTGCACGCACTTCGACGCGTTCCGCTTCTTCACCCCCGAGGCCGTGGGCCTCAACCGGCTCCAGCCCACGCGCGACACGCAGCCCGCGCTCGAGCAGCCCGGCTGCCTGCACGCCAACATGGACCTCTACAAGTGGGCGACCAAGCTGTCCCCCGCCGTGCCGAGCGGGCTCGTGCTCGACGCGTTCGAGCTCTCCCGCGACATCCGCTGGGTCGACATGCGGGCCAGCCCCTACGACGTGTCGTCGTACGGCGAGGCGCCCGTCGCGATCGAGACCCCCGCAGGCAAGGCCGAGTACGTGCGGCTCCAGCGGGGCTTCGCCGAGCGGTCCGCGACGCTGCGCGAACGGCTCGTCGAGGTCTGCGAGCGCCTGCCGGCCTGA
- a CDS encoding DUF4190 domain-containing protein: MTYPPPGPAEPTPPSLGYPGAPQPSPYQQPGQPALPGQPGAWGPEQGGYPPPYGVVPLKKSNVLAVTGLVLAIVALVLCLIPIINLFAAVLALAGLVLGIIGLVKAGALGSGKGMSIAAIVISVVAGIGAVISQVVFVAALDELSTSLGSTSISSSAPEEPAGAETPADTTGEDVPADGAVGDSSPALVFGDAAVYEDGLEVGASAPAAFTPSDTAAGDEGFTQFVRIDLTLTNGTAETFDPTFTYVTLSSGGVEGSQVFDAANQISSTPSTPLLPGQSLTFPVVFGVTDPADVTMEVNVGAWEYDAVLFSTTS, encoded by the coding sequence ATGACGTACCCCCCTCCCGGACCCGCAGAGCCGACCCCGCCGTCGCTCGGCTATCCCGGAGCGCCGCAGCCCTCGCCGTACCAGCAGCCCGGCCAGCCCGCCCTGCCCGGCCAGCCCGGCGCGTGGGGGCCGGAGCAGGGCGGCTACCCGCCGCCCTACGGCGTCGTCCCGCTCAAGAAGTCCAACGTGCTCGCGGTCACGGGCCTCGTGCTCGCGATCGTCGCTCTCGTGCTCTGCCTGATCCCGATCATCAACCTCTTCGCGGCGGTCCTGGCGCTCGCAGGCCTCGTCCTGGGCATCATCGGGCTCGTCAAGGCAGGGGCGCTCGGGAGCGGCAAGGGTATGTCGATCGCCGCGATCGTCATCTCGGTCGTCGCCGGGATCGGTGCGGTGATCTCCCAGGTCGTGTTCGTCGCAGCCCTCGACGAGCTTTCCACGAGCCTCGGGTCGACGAGCATCTCGAGCTCGGCCCCCGAGGAGCCCGCGGGAGCAGAGACGCCCGCGGACACGACGGGCGAGGACGTTCCCGCTGACGGCGCGGTCGGCGACTCCTCGCCGGCCCTCGTCTTCGGTGACGCCGCCGTCTACGAGGACGGCCTCGAGGTCGGTGCGAGCGCCCCGGCCGCGTTCACGCCCAGCGACACTGCGGCGGGCGACGAGGGGTTCACGCAGTTCGTGCGGATCGACCTCACCCTGACGAACGGGACCGCGGAGACGTTCGACCCCACGTTCACGTACGTCACGCTCTCGTCGGGCGGTGTCGAGGGCTCCCAGGTCTTCGACGCGGCGAACCAGATCAGCAGCACCCCGAGCACGCCCCTGCTCCCGGGCCAGTCGCTGACGTTCCCCGTGGTCTTCGGGGTCACGGACCCCGCCGACGTGACCATGGAGGTCAACGTCGGGGCATGGGAGTACGACGCGGTCCTGTTCTCCACGACGAGCTGA
- a CDS encoding DUF1622 domain-containing protein, giving the protein MTFAEVIEVVGKVVDAAGVAAIVVGALYAAFLSLTRRREGNVYRLFRRRLGRSILLGLELLVAADIIRTVAITPTLESVGVLAAIVLIRTFLSFSLELEITGRWPWQQAPEPDPTPTEDAAAGPTRT; this is encoded by the coding sequence ATGACGTTCGCCGAGGTGATCGAGGTCGTCGGCAAGGTGGTCGACGCGGCGGGGGTCGCCGCGATCGTGGTCGGCGCCCTGTACGCGGCATTCCTGTCCCTGACCCGACGCCGGGAGGGCAACGTCTACCGCCTCTTCCGGCGGCGGCTCGGTCGCTCGATCCTGCTCGGGCTCGAGCTCCTGGTCGCCGCCGACATCATCCGTACGGTCGCGATCACACCGACGCTCGAGAGCGTCGGTGTGCTCGCCGCGATCGTCCTCATCCGGACGTTCCTCAGCTTCTCGCTCGAGCTCGAGATCACGGGCCGCTGGCCCTGGCAGCAGGCCCCCGAGCCGGACCCGACGCCCACCGAGGACGCGGCGGCGGGGCCCACGCGCACGTAG
- the map gene encoding type I methionyl aminopeptidase encodes MIEILNPTELSRARETGALVAHVLHTLKGRSTVGTNLLDIDRWAKELILQAGALSCYVDYAPSFGRGPFGHYVCTAVNDAVLHGRPHDYTLADGDLLTLDLAVSLGGVAADAALSFVVGDARPPESLAMIDATERALAAGIAAARPGARVGDLSHAIGTVLGDAGYLINTEFGGHGIGSTMHQDPHVSNTGRPGRGYRLQPGLLLALEPWVMQDTAELVTDADGWTLRSATGCRTAHSEHTIAITHDGAEILTLPRPS; translated from the coding sequence ATGATCGAGATACTGAACCCCACCGAGCTGTCCCGAGCACGAGAGACGGGAGCCCTGGTCGCTCACGTCCTGCACACGCTCAAGGGCCGCAGCACCGTCGGGACGAACCTCCTGGACATCGACCGGTGGGCGAAGGAGCTGATCCTCCAGGCCGGCGCGCTGTCCTGCTACGTCGACTACGCCCCGTCGTTCGGGCGTGGGCCCTTCGGCCACTACGTCTGCACGGCCGTCAACGACGCCGTGCTGCACGGGCGTCCGCACGACTACACGCTTGCCGACGGCGACCTGCTGACGCTCGACCTCGCCGTCTCCCTGGGGGGCGTCGCGGCAGACGCCGCTCTCAGCTTCGTCGTGGGGGACGCACGCCCCCCGGAGAGCCTCGCCATGATCGACGCGACCGAGCGCGCCCTCGCGGCGGGCATCGCGGCCGCACGACCCGGCGCCCGCGTCGGCGACCTCTCCCACGCCATCGGCACGGTCCTCGGCGACGCGGGATACCTGATCAACACCGAGTTCGGAGGCCACGGGATCGGCTCGACCATGCACCAGGACCCCCACGTCTCGAACACGGGACGCCCCGGACGCGGATACCGGCTGCAGCCCGGGCTGCTGCTCGCCCTGGAACCCTGGGTCATGCAGGACACCGCCGAGCTCGTCACCGATGCCGACGGATGGACTCTCCGCAGTGCGACGGGCTGCCGGACCGCGCACAGCGAGCACACGATCGCGATCACGCACGACGGGGCCGAGATCCTCACGCTGCCGCGGCCCTCGTGA
- a CDS encoding helix-turn-helix transcriptional regulator gives MVRLPLTPAEVERGQRLGALLRRARGDRSMLEVALDARVSPETLRKIETGRVATPAFPTVAAIADVLGLSLDEVWAEVTRPEGDRPGQRVGQGARERLAS, from the coding sequence ATGGTCAGGTTGCCGCTCACCCCCGCCGAGGTCGAACGCGGGCAGCGCCTCGGTGCTCTGCTGCGTCGGGCCAGGGGGGACCGCTCGATGCTCGAGGTCGCGCTCGACGCGCGCGTCTCGCCCGAGACCCTCCGGAAGATCGAGACGGGCAGGGTCGCCACCCCTGCCTTCCCGACCGTCGCCGCGATCGCCGACGTCCTGGGCCTCTCCCTCGACGAGGTCTGGGCCGAGGTCACGCGGCCGGAGGGCGACCGTCCCGGGCAACGTGTCGGCCAGGGCGCGCGCGAGCGGCTGGCCTCCTAG
- a CDS encoding MmcQ/YjbR family DNA-binding protein: MATWEDVGRIAAVLPDTAEHRPREWAVHGRNFAWERPLRRRDLDELGVSAPDTAPLGFYVADEGEKLALVGDEPSTFFTTAHFAGYPIVLARLDRVAVPELEELLEDAWLARAPRRLAQAFLDATE; encoded by the coding sequence ATGGCCACGTGGGAGGACGTCGGGCGGATCGCGGCGGTGCTGCCGGACACGGCCGAGCACCGCCCGCGCGAGTGGGCCGTGCACGGACGGAACTTCGCCTGGGAACGTCCGCTGCGCCGTCGGGACCTGGACGAGCTGGGCGTCTCCGCGCCGGACACCGCACCGCTCGGGTTCTACGTCGCCGACGAGGGCGAGAAGCTCGCGCTCGTGGGCGACGAGCCGAGCACCTTCTTCACGACGGCCCACTTCGCGGGCTATCCGATCGTTCTTGCACGCCTCGACCGCGTCGCCGTCCCCGAGCTCGAGGAGCTCCTCGAGGACGCATGGCTCGCGCGGGCGCCCCGGCGCCTCGCGCAGGCGTTCCTCGACGCGACCGAGTAG